One genomic region from Rosa rugosa chromosome 1, drRosRugo1.1, whole genome shotgun sequence encodes:
- the LOC133729430 gene encoding uncharacterized protein LOC133729430 produces MEKGKLIRLDDRWVSIAIDNLDSFGDVGYLDFKFLDQVLPHCSKDQLIHIEKSTKDTDLTPITDKLWKKIFEREFGVKATDEVIQKMKIKKVSFKWSELYQTKLKRVEEDEKQVGERLKRLYQKEAARKQSRQVRVLDKLPPSSSSNKRSGSTKESKLMKKVRKEYHNCLEVKNIEAMKMKRSAKCSSLIKKPRNDYSSYERVLKY; encoded by the coding sequence ATGGAGAAGGGAAAGTTGATACGTCTCGATGATCGTTGGGTCTCCATCGCAATAGACAATCTAGACTCTTTCGGGGATGTTGGGTACCTAGACTTCAAGTTTCTCGATCAGGTCTTACCCCACTGCTCCAAAGACCAGTTGATTCACATCGAGAAGAGCACGAAAGATACAGACCTGACTCCGATCACTGATAAGCTCTGGAAGAAGATTTTCGAGAGAGAGTTCGGTGTCAAAGCCACAGATGAGGTGATCCAGAAGATGAAGATCAAGAAAGTGAGTTTCAAGTGGTCGGAGTTGTACCAGACCAAGTTGAAGAGAGTGGAAGAGGATGAGAAACAAGTGGGAGAAAGATTGAAGAGGCTGTATCAGAAAGAAGCTGCCAGGAAACAAAGCCGGCAAGTTAGGGTTTTGGACAAGCTTCCGCCTTCTTCGTCAAGCAATAAAAGAAGTGGTTCCACCAAAGAGAGCAAACTGATGAAAAAAGTGAGAAAAGAGTATCACAACTGTCTAGAGGTGAAAAATATTGAAGCTATGAAGATGAAGAGAAGTGCCAAGTGTTCTAGTCTCATCAAAAAGCCAAGAAACGACTATTCAAGCTATGAACGTGTTTTGAAGTATTGA
- the LOC133739652 gene encoding coatomer subunit beta'-1-like: MALSLTIEKEFAQTSERVKSVDLHPTEPWMLASLYSGTICIWNYQSQTLEKSIKVTESPVRSVKFVARKHWIITGADDKFIRVYNYNTLEKIKEYEAHTDFIRSVTVHPTLPYLLSCSDDKVIKLWDWEKDWECTQVFEGHSHYVMQVAFNPKDTNSFASASLDGTIKTWNIGSSAPNFTLQGHSKGVNCVDYFIHSDKTYLLSGSDDFTAKVWDYETTSCVKTLEGHENNVTTVSVHPELAIIITSSEDGTVHIWNATTFSLEHKLNYGLERVWAIGHVKGSYKVAFGFDNGTIIVKMNTSA; the protein is encoded by the exons ATG GCTCTTTCACTAACTATTGAG AAAGAATTTGCTCAAACCTCAGAGAGAGTGAAGTCTGTAGATCTGCATCCAACTGAGCCATG GATGCTAGCAAGTTTGTATTCAGGAACTATTTGTATTTGGAACTACCAGTCACAG ACCCTGGAGAAGTCCATCAAAGTCACTGAGTCACCAG TCAGATCAGTAAAGTTTGTAGCTCGCAAACACTGGATTATAACTGGGGCTGATGACAAGTTCATTCGGGTATACAACTACAATACTTTGGAAAAGATCAAAGAGTATGAAGCACATACTGACTTTATCAGGAGTGTCACTGTCCATCCAACTCTACCATATCTGCTGTCATGTTCTGATGACAAGGTTATAAAGCTTTGGGACTGGGAGAAGGACTGGGAATGCACTCAGGTCTTTGAGGGGCATTCCCACTATGTGATGCAAGTGGCTTTCAATCCGAAAGACACCAATAGTTTTGCTAGTGCCTCTCTAGATGGAACCATTAAG ACATGGAACATTGGCTCTTCTGCCCCAAATTTTACACTACAAGGCCACTCAAAAGGAGTGAATTGTGTTGATTACTTTATTCACAGCGATAAGACTTACCTGTTAAGTGGTTCTGATGACTTCACTGCCAAG GTATGGGACTATGAAACTACAAGTTGTGTGAAAACTCTAGAAGGTCATGAGAACAATGTAACAACTGTGAGTGTTCATCCTGAGCTTGCCATAATAATTACCAGTTCTGAGGATGGGACTGTTCATATATGGAATGCAACCACATTTAG TCTAGAGCACAAACTGAACTATGGTCTTGAAAGAGTTTGGGCCATTGGACACGTGAAAGGATCATACAA GGTTGCATTTGGTTTTGACAATGGAACCATTATAGTCAAAATGAATACTTCTGCTTGA
- the LOC133725180 gene encoding probable sulfate transporter 3.4 — protein sequence MGVNSNRVEDLPCHHDHHQTTTVRIPSDIDLEAMPPPEIHRVCLPPKQSTLQKLKHRLGEIFFPENPLHRFKNQTWFTKLLLALQFFFPIFQWGPEYNVQLLKSDVISGLTIASLAIPQGISYAKLASLPPIVGLYSSFVPPLIYSLLGSSRHLAVGPVSIASLVMGSMLSEAVSSTEEPILYLKLAFTATCFAGLFQASLGFLRLGFIIDFLSKATLVGFMAGAAVIVSLQQLKGLLGIVHFTTKMQFIPVMASVFSNRGEWSWQTIVMGFSFLLFLFTTRHISKRNPKLFWVAAAAPLTSVIVSTLIVFLLRSKNPRISFIGHLPKGLNPPSSNMLYFNGPYLALAMKTGLITGILSLTEGIAVGRTFASLKNYQVDGNKEMMAIGLMNICGSCSSCYVTTGSFSRSAVNYNAGAKTVVSNIIMAAAVLITLLFLMPLFYYTPNVILATIILTAVSGLIDYQAAYNLWKVDKLDCMTCLCSFFGVLFISVPTGLAIAVAVSVFKILLHVTRPNTLAMGNIPGTQIYQNLSRYREALRIPSFLVLAIEAPFYFANSTYLQERILRWVREEEERIKANNEGTLKCVILDMTAVTAIDTSGIDTLSELRKILEKRSLQLVLANPVGSVMEKLQQSKTLESFGINGVYLTVGEAVADISSVWKARA from the exons ATGGGTGTCAACTCAAACAGAGTTGAGGACCTTCCATGCCACCATGATCATCATCAAACCACCACCGTGAGAATCCCATCAGATATAGATTTAGAGGCAATGCCACCCCCTGAAATTCACAGGGTTTGTTTGCCACCAAAACAGAGCACCTTGCAGAAACTCAAGCATAGGCTTGGTGAGATCTTTTTCCCTGAAAACCCACTTCATAGATTCAAGAACCAAACTTGGTTCACAAAACTGCTTCTGGCTCTTCAATTCTTCTTCCCAATCTTCCAATGGGGTCCTGAATACAATGTTCAGCTTTTGAAGTCTGATGTCATCTCTGGCCTCACTATTGCTAGCCTTGCAATTCCTCAG GGTATCAGTTATGCAAAGCTTGCAAGTTTGCCACCAATAGTTGGGCTAT ACTCAAGTTTTGTGCCTCCACTGATATATTCACTGCTTGGGAGTTCAAGGCATCTCGCTGTTGGTCCAGTTTCAATAGCATCATTAGTCATGGGATCAATGTTAAGTGAGGCTGTCTCTAGTACTGAAGAGCCAATTCTTTATCTCAAGTTGGCCTTCACAGCTACATGTTTTGCTGGTCTGTTCCAGGCTTCTCTGGGTTTCCTAAG ACTAGGCTTCATAATTGATTTTCTGTCAAAGGCAACTCTAGTTGGATTTATGGCCGGTGCAGCAGTCATTGTGTCCTTGCAACAGTTGAAAGGGTTGCTTGGGATCGTCCACTTCACCACCAAAATGCAATTTATTCCAGTCATGGCGTCAGTTTTCAGCAACAGAGGAGAG TGGTCATGGCAAACAATTGTGATGGGCTTCAGCTTCCTGCTGTTTCTATTCACAACCAGGCATATT AGCAAAAGAAACCCAAAACTCTTCTGGGTTGCAGCAGCAGCTCCATTAACATCAGTTATTGTTTCCACACTCATAGTCTTCCTCCTCCGTTCAAAGAATCCTCGTATTTCCTTT ATTGGTCATTTGCCAAAGGGTCTTAATCCACCTTCATCAAACATGCTGTACTTCAATGGCCCTTACCTTGCTCTTGCTATGAAAACTGGCCTTATCACTGGGATCTTGTCTCTGACC GAAGGAATTGCAGTAGGAAGAACATTTGCATCTCTGAAAAACTACCAAGTGGATGGAAACAAAGAAATGATGGCAATCGGGCTCATGAACATTTGTGGTTCTTGTTCTTCATGTTATGTTACCACAG GTTCATTCTCTAGATCTGCAGTGAACTACAATGCTGGAGCAAAAACAGTTGTTTCAAACATTATTATGGCTGCAGCTGTGCTTATAACTCTTCTGTTTCTAATGCCACTGTTCTATTACACCCCCAATGTTATCTTAGCTACCATAATCTTAACGGCTGTGAGTGGACTAATTGATTATCAAGCTGCATATAACTTGTGGAAAGTTGACAAACTCGACTGCATGACCTGTTTATGCTCCTTCTTTGGCGTTCTTTTCATCTCTGTCCCAACTGGTCTCGCAATTGCA GTTGCAGTATCAGTTTTCAAGATCCTTCTTCATGTCACCAGGCCAAACACCTTGGCTATGGGGAATATTCCAGGAACACAAATATACCAGAATCTCAGTAGATACAGAGAAGCTTTAAGGATTCCTTCATTTCTTGTTCTAGCTATCGAGGCACCCTTCTACTTTGCAAATTCAACTTACCTACAAGAAAG GATACTAAGATGGGTTcgcgaagaagaagagaggataaAAGCAAACAATGAGGGCACATTAAAATGTGTAATATTAGACATGACAG CTGTGACGGCCATAGACACTAGTGGTATTGACACATTGTCCGAACTCAGAAAGATTCTGGAGAAAAGATCGCTTCAG CTTGTGTTGGCAAATCCTGTTGGAAGTGTGATGGAAAAGCTACAACAATCAAAGACTTTGGAGTCATTCGGAATAAATGGTGTCTATCTCACAGTTGGAGAAGCTGTAGCTGACATATCATCAGTATGGAAGGCTCGAGCATGA
- the LOC133725183 gene encoding uncharacterized protein LOC133725183 encodes MFYGALVWDPWLIVVQIVCLQCLYYLTLGLFLAILVGTRVSRMSLVYFFDYATVTISTVTGWCVIASFALSALASAGYLLLLIERSKKCLDFSVTLYIVHLFICIGYGGWPSSITWWVVNGTGIGVMALLGEYLCMRRELQEIKITTTRYRSNV; translated from the exons ATGTTCTATGGTGCATTAGTATGGGACCCTTGGCTCATTGTTGTCCAAATTGTGTGCCTTCAATGTCTGTACTATCTCACTCTTGGATTGTTCTTGGCAATTCTTGTTGGGACTCGCGTGTCCCGAATGAGCCTTGTGTATTTCTTTGATTATGCTACCGTCACCATTTCCACTGTCACCGGGTGGTGCGTCATTGCTTCCTTTGCGCTCAGTGCACTTGCAAG CGCTGGATATCTACTGCTTCTGATTGAGAGGTCAAAAAAGTGCTTAGATTTTTCAGTCACCCTGTACATCGTCCATCTCTTTATCTGCATTGGTTATGGGGGTTGGCCTTCTTCAATAACATGGTGGGTTGTAAATGGTACTGGAATTGGAGTGATGGCTTTGTTAGGTGAATACCTCTGCATGAGACGTGAACTGCAGGAGATCAAGATCACTACAACACGATATCGCTCAA ATGTTTGA